Proteins encoded together in one Anopheles darlingi chromosome 3, idAnoDarlMG_H_01, whole genome shotgun sequence window:
- the LOC125954719 gene encoding succinate dehydrogenase [ubiquinone] iron-sulfur subunit, mitochondrial, which produces MAVLASDLKLLWAFRGTFGQIRNVHLAVANNAAAKKVKKFQIYRWNPDQPEQKPYNQTYEVDLGACGPMVLDALIKIKNEMDPTLTFRRSCREGICGSCAMNIGGTNTLACISKIDADNLDKPTKIYPLPHMYVVKDLVPDMNNFYNQYRSIQPWLQRKNETGEKKGDAQYLQSVDDRAKLDGLYECILCACCSTSCPSYWWNGDKYLGPAVLMQAYRWIIDSRDESTAARLDKLKDPFSVYRCHTIMNCTRTCPKGLNPGKAIAEIKKLLSGIAKKDAPGLETAALHAK; this is translated from the exons ATGGCCGTATTAGCGTCCGATCTCAAGCTGCTGTGGGCCTTCCGCGGCACTTTCGGCCAG ATCCGAAACGTTCATCTAGCGGTGGCCAACAATGCAGCCGCAAAGAAGGTCAAGAAGTTCCAGATTTACCGCTGGAATCCGGATCAGCCCGAACAGAAACCGTACAATCAG ACCTATGAGGTAGACCTAGGCGCCTGCGGACCGATGGTGCTGGATGCGCTGATCAAGATCAAGAACGAGATGGATCCGACGCTGACCTTCCGCCGATCGTGCCGTGAAGGTATCTGTGGTTCGTGTGCCATGAATATCGGTGGCACGAACACGCTCGCTTGCATCAGCAAGATCGATGCGGACAATCTGGATAAACCGACCAAAATCTACCCTCTGCCGCACATGTACGTGGTGAAGGATCTGGTGCCGGATATGAACAACTTCTACAACCAGTACCGTTCGATCCAGCCTTGGTTACAGCGCAA GAACGAAACCGGCGAAAAGAAGGGTGATGCCCAGTACCTCCAGTCGGTGGATGATCGAGCTAAGCTCGATGGACTGTACGAATGCATCCTGTGTGCGTGCTGCTCCACGTCTTGCCCCTCGTACTGGTGGAACGGCGATAAGTACCTTGGGCCGGCCGTGCTGATGCAGGCCTATCGGTGGATTATTGATTCGCGTGACGAAAGCACGGCCGCCCGGTTGGACAAACTGAAGGATCCGTTCAGCGTGTATCGGTGCCACACGATCATGAACTGCACCCGAACGTGTCCGAAGGGTCTGAATCCGGGCAAGGCGATCGCCGAGATCAAGAAACTGTTGTCCGGCATCGCAAAGAAGGACGCTCCGGGGCTCGAAACTGCGGCTCTCCACGCCAAGTAA
- the LOC125954710 gene encoding uncharacterized protein LOC125954710 — MDVAPSMVQRSGDKLIVRRVVSGERVHLGEPDEPISTLHHQQQVLLEPGWRQTFEDTFGAVGGPLASPPPTQHPDAINEMDREDQQQQQPVTATAMAARDVSQQDEQHLPQCKIKRNYSCGRCTYFTQNPRKYLTHLRDTHGEKIVINECKRCLYASRHYQKLVRHMKMVHGSVDGIKKSGSSFPSTSSSSASSYGHGAGRRNRIQRATGYLGANEVLHHHHPHHHGGSGSGSPSGNARFLMRANDADRELATAYVQQLVAASGLPKLLEEMERSVASTSIAASKAFARGGGGSSDAEELHQLNQIMPYSSETIREAARRRTTTADDNDVGDDGNDDEDDDGDGDEDDGRLDNAVSTEEEEADTKPKKRPRPIPNLIPLSASSTPATSAAKATENLGSRRFVKPLPLSALTTAAEEPVAVASGGTQIVPTRCVYCELSFKTVESLANHIKLAHKEDLIAALLQSSFEETEPTVRASPADGNSTPTVNMWQRLLDCSAEVRRAELERSSSSSSTTSTNRTPGQSGRSRAAAAVTVEEGLDDDDGGREGDEHQQQHQQQHQQQQPHTQQTYCGVETAPGYGEVISRVPVDPGTSNTLMKKVFKCPHCSFWASTASRFHVHIVGHLNKKPFECSLCAYRSNWRWDITKHIRLKTIRDPSHKNAGVLMNDETGRRNYTKYNKYMALMQITDK; from the exons ATGGATGTGGCACCATCGATGGTGCAACGGTCCGGTGATAAGCTGATCGTACGCCGAGTGGTCAGTGGTGAACGGGTGCATCTCGGTGAACCGGACGAACCGATCTCGACgctccatcatcagcaacaggtgctgctggagccCGGTTGGCGTCAAACGTTCGAGGATACGTTCGGTGCCGTCGGGGGTCCGTTGGCTTCACCACCGCCCACCCAACACCCGGACGCAATCAACGAGATGGATCGAGaagatcaacagcagcagcagccggtgacagcgacggcgatggcggcacgTGATGTGTCGCAGCAGGATGAGCAGCATCTACCGCAGTGCAAGATCAAGCGCAACTACTCCTGCGGTCGCTGTACGTACTTTACGCAGAATCCACGCAAATACTTGACCCATCTGCGGGATACGCACGGCGAGAAGATCGTGATCAACGAGTGTAAGCGTTGTCTGTACGCTTCCCGTCACTATCAGAAACTGGTGCGGCATATGAAGATGGTGCACGGTTCGGTCGATGGCATCAAGAAGTCCGGTTCGTCCTTTCcttccacctcctcttcctccgccTCCTCGTACGGACACGGTGCCGGACGCCGGAATCGTATCCAGCGGGCTACGGGCTATCTGGGTGCGAATGAggtgcttcatcatcatcatcctcatcatcatggaggcagcggcagtggcagtccGAGTGGCAACGCCCGGTTTCTAATGCGTGCGAACGATGCCGATCGCGAGCTGGCCACCGCCTACGTACAGCAACTGGTGGCAGCTTCCGGGCTGCCGAAGCTACTGGAAGAGATGGAACGTTCCGTCGCCAGCACATCGATTGCAG CGAGTAAAGCATTCGCGCGGGGTGGCGGCGGTTCCAGTGATGCAGAGGAGTTGCACCAGCTCAACCAAATCATGCCATACTCCAGCGAG ACCATCCGGGAGGCTGCTCGACggcggaccaccaccgccgatgaCAACGATGTGGGCgatgatggcaatgatgatgaggacgatgacggtgacggtgacgaggaTGACGGACGGTTGGACAATGCTGTCTcgacggaggaggaagaagcggacacaaaacccaaaaagcgACCCCGGCCAATACCGAACCTTATTCCGCTGAGCGCCTCCAGTACACCTGCCACCAGCGCGGCCAAGGCCACGGAGAATCTTGGTTCGCGGAGGTTCGTCAAGCCACTGCCGCTTTCGGCGCTGACCACTGCCGCCGAGGAACCTGTCGCCGTGGCCTCCGGTGGCACCCAGATCGTACCGACGCGCTGCGTGTACTGTGAGCTGTCGTTTAAAACGGTCGAATCGTTGGCCAACCATATTAAGCTGGCGCACAAGGAGGACCTGATAGCGGCACTGTTACAGAGTTCGTTCGAGGAGACCGAGCCGACGGTACGGGCAAGTCCCGCGGATGGCAATAGCACACCGACGGTCAACATGTGGCAACGGTTGCTGGACTGTAGTGCTGAGGTGCGACGAGCGGAACTAGagcgcagtagtagtagtagcagcaccaccagcaccaacaggaCACCCGGTCAGAGTGGAAGGTCTCGAGCAGCTGCGGCGGTGACAGTAGAGGAAggtctcgatgatgatgatggtggccgagAAGGTgatgagcatcagcagcagcaccagcagcagcaccagcaacaacagccgcaTACACAGCAGACGTACTGTGGTGTTGAGACGGCACCCGGGTACGGTGAGGTCATCAGCAGGGTACCGGTTGACCCCGGTACTTCGAACACGCTGATGAAGAAGGTGTTCAAGTGTCCTCACTGTTCGTTCTGGGCCTCGACCGCATCGCGCTTTCACGTGCACATCGTCGGTCATCTGAA
- the LOC125957802 gene encoding klaroid protein, whose translation MSEAQGGSVDQRRRSRSKTPNSLNLRVSSDREQNGSDPSPNRKTRKAPTVATIEEKDEATPTQNRGTSVRKTRIVTSDYSSEETSPETARAAAAAVIANANEQLAKSVAQLSKSSITTTSTTSSSVVVVSGEVRAEEKRITTTKVSNNNAALASSASPKKDTISQQQQVPIISVPVDAEPAAAGKRITSSSSTTSSSTLSSKIVSGGSTMRTSTPKSAITTRSATAASSAAKIALTPEQLQQHAAYKEYIEAGEYWNKYPKTDYTYSELSPHRREVAPGLIAMPNMSRPSLSNHAERVHTMIQRDPEREMYIRERYTTGARLAKRDAQYDSADEADYFTQQAQQRQQKRVTIEKRSIVSRFFLAIVTYVFRCYDTVRSVFTRKTDEQQLYYTRIVDERGFFARVYGAISSFFTHLFKRVYLLISSVLFLDAWLLQTTAADQEQQLLAAGQRKRRFLLFLLVLLPFLLIGAHLLADEDHAIVLPVSSRATVALSSFSRALPEHLRDAKITVEQLYEYVSNSKPVEGLRSATLPSLWFLLPSFGWLSGLSWPSFSTRGSSGSQSPIHDTLRRTLSREEYEELMLHIDSYIDGLLEQKYASKLVQAVRDTEEREKAQKPIAITPEITAHVAHIIQESLSTYNYRLTDGDIENVAQRVHQMLLTTYPAVFDAEWLSKQNQEHIINENRPEVSKEYIAEIQRLVEQQISITNNQYIIEGHQLEELLTKILTSNQLLKLIDHRIDVKAQSIQLESDRRRDALVEALQKELSDIKVHFNQQLLDNSAQWEDRLRLVAQNHAKLDDQISAYRLENDKLYQKLLTDFDGRLEAVRAERFEGVNKVIRENILTILGLNIQQDIPEGDLRTWINGVFVAREHLEERLSELLREVKAERQSDIEQSAAQLMARIGEQLRNEMKLRLEEAHSANTKQPDHSGEPSEPSVGALTEKDVKRIVREALVIYDADKTGLVDYALETAGGQVLSTRCTENYKSHSAEFRIFGIPIWYPSNTPRTVISPTMEPGQCWAFQGFPGYLVIQLNTRVIVTGFSLEHISKLLVAQGSISSAPRAFTVWGLRELDDPEPVLLGSYEYRDQVGSSLQYFPVQNKQWQEPLQIVELRIESNHGNIHYTCLYRFRVHGDKVDDAR comes from the exons ATGTCGGAAGCACAGGGCGGAAGCGTCGACCAACGGCGTCGTTCCCGCTCAAAGACACCCAACAGCTTGAATTTGCGTGTCAGTTCCGATCGTGAACAGAACGGGTCGGATCCTTCACCCAATCGAAAGACTCGCAAAGCGCCCACCGTCGCTACGATCGAGGAAAAAGATGAAGCTACACCAACGCAGAACCGTGGTACATCGGTGCGTAAAACTCGAATCGTTACCTCGGACTACTCATCGGAAGAGACCTCACCAGAGACGGCACgtgcggcggccgcggccgtcATTGCAAATGCCAACGAACAGCTGGCTAAATCGGTGGCCCAATTATCAAAATCATCCATCACTACCACCTCAACCACATCCAGcagcgttgtcgtcgtcagtggCGAAGTACGGGCAGAGGAGAAGAGGATCACTACGACGAAAGTCAGCAACAATAATGCTGCGCTAGCTTCGTCTGCATCACCAAAGAAAGATACTATcagtcagcaacaacaagtgcCCATTATCTCAGTGCCTGTGGATGCTGAACCGGCCGCAGCCGGTAAGCGAATCACTTCTTCCAGCAGTACTACCTCCTCTAGTACCTTGTCCAGTAAAATCGTCTCTGGTGGTAGTACCATGCGAACGAGCACACCGAAAAGTGCGATCACAACTAGatcagcaaccgcagcatcatcggcagccaAGATCGCCCTCACGCCGGAACAACTCCAACAGCACGCTGCTTACAAAGAGTACATTGAAGCAGGGGAATACTGGAACAAGTATCCCAAAACGGATTACACGTACTCGGAGCTGTCACCACATCGGCGGGAAGTGGCACCAGGACTGATCGCCATGCCGAACATGTCTCGTCCCAGCCTTTCCAATCACGCCGAGCGAGTGCACACGATGATCCAGCGCGATCCGGAACGTGAAATGTATATTCGCGAACGATACACCACCGGGGCTCGGTTGGCTAAAAGGGACGCTCAATATGATTCCGCCGATGAGGCTGACTATTTTACTCAGCAAGCACAGCAGAGACAACAGAAGCGTGTAACCATTGAGAAACGTTCAATAGTAAGCCGTTTCTTCCTGGCGATCGTCACGTACGTGTTCCGTTGCTATGATACCGTTCGCTCAGTGTTTACCAGAAAgaccgatgagcagcagctctaCTACACTCGTATCGTGGATGAGAGAG GATTCTTTGCCCGAGTGTACGGTGCCATCTCCTCGTTCTTCACCCACCTATTCAAACGCGTGTACTTGCTGATCTCCTCCGTTCTGTTTCTGGATGCCTGGTTATTGCAAACGACTGCTGCCGATCAGGAGCAACAGCTATTGGCTGCTGGACAGCGTAAGCGTcggtttttgctgtttctaCTTGTGCTGCTACCATTTCTGCTGATTGGCG cGCACCTCTTGGCAGATGAAGACCACGCGATAGTGCTGCCGGTTTCTTCGCGCGCTACTGTAGCCCTATCCTCGTTTTCACGTGCTCTACCGGAACATCTAAGAGACGCAAAGATTACCGTTGAACAGCTCTACGAATACGTTAGTAATTCTAAACCAGTGGAAGGTTTACGATCCGCTACTTTGCCTTCTCTTTGGTTCCTGTTACCATCCTTCGGATGGCTTTCGGGCCTATCATGGCCATCCTTTTCAACACGAGGATCGAGTGGTTCGCAATCGCCCATCCACGATACTCTGCGTCGTACATTGAGCAGGGAAGAATACGAAGAACTAATGCTCCATATCGATTCATATATCGATGGGTTGTTGGAACAAAAGTACGCCTCCAAGCTGGTCCAAGCGGTACGGGATACAGAAGAGCgcgaaaaagcacaaaaaccgATTGCCATTACACCGGAAATAACTGCTCACGTGGCGCACATTATTCAGGAAAGCTTGAGCACATACAACTACCGATTGACGGACGGTGATATTGAGAATGTGGCCCAAAGAGTACACCAAATGTTACTGACAACGTACCCGGCGGTGTTTGATGCTGAGTGGTTGTCAAAGCAAAACCAAGAGCACATCATAAATGAGAATAGGCCCGAGGTATCGAAGGAATACATTGCGGAGATACAGCGGCTAGTTGAGCAACAGATAAGCATTACCAACAACCAATATATCATCGAGGGTCATCAGCTGGAAGAGCTTCTTACGAAGATACTCACCTCCAATCAGTTGCTAAAGTTGATTGACCATCGAATCGACGTTAAGGCGCAAAGTATTCAATTAGAAAGTGACCGGCGGCGAGATGCTTTGGTGGAAGCACTCCAGAAGGAACTAAGCGACATCAAAGTGCACTTCAATCAGCAACTGCTAGATAACAGTGCACAGTGGGAAGATCGCTTACGGCTCGTGGCACAAAATCATGCCAAGCTAGATGATCAGATCAGTGCCTATCGATTAGAGAACGATAAGCTCTACCAAAAGCTACTAACGGACTTCGATGGCCGTCTAGAGGCGGTCCGGGCGGAGCGCTTCGAAGGTGTTAATAAGGTTATAAGGGAAAACATACTCACTATTCTTGGACTGAACATACAGCAAGACATCCCGGAGGGTGATCTCCGAACATGGATCAACGGAGTGTTTGTAGCACGCGAGCACTTGGAGGAACGACTGAGCGAGCTTCTCCGGGAAGTGAAAGCCGAACGGCAATCGGACATCGAACAAAGTGCCGCCCAACTGATGGCGCGCATTGGCGAACAGCTTCGGAATGAGATGAAGCTACGTTTGGAAGAAGCGCACTCGGCGAACACCAAACAACCGGACCATTCTGGTGAACCATCGGAACCATCGGTAGGCGCTTTAACGGAGAAGGATGTTAAACGAATTGTTCGGGAGGCGCTGGTCATCTACGATGCCGATAAGACGGGATTGGTCGATTATGCACTAGAAACGGCCGGTGGTCAAGTGCTTTCGACGCGTTGCACGGAAAATTACAAATCCCATTCGGCCGAGTTCCGTATATTTGGCATCCCGATCTGGTATCCATCCAACACACCGCGAACCGTCATTTCTCCAACAATGGAACCGGGTCAATGTTGGGCTTTTCAAGGGTTCCCCGGTTATCTCG TCATACAATTAAACACTCGAGTAATCGTGACGGGCTTCTCGCTGGAGCATATCTCTAAGCTCCTTGTCGCCCAGGGATCAATAAGTTCTGCCCCGAGAGCGTTTACCGTTTGG GGTCTGCGAGAACTGGACGACCCCGAACCTGTCCTGCTGGGTAGTTATGAGTACCGGGACCAGGTGGGCAGCAGTCTTCAGTACTTCCCGGTACAGAACAAACAGTGGCAGGAACCGCTGCAGATCGTCGAGCTGCGCATCGAGTCAAACCATGGAAACATTCATTACACCTGTCTGTATCGGTTTCGGGTACACGGTGACAAGGTTGACGATGCGCGATAG